A single region of the Lotus japonicus ecotype B-129 chromosome 4, LjGifu_v1.2 genome encodes:
- the LOC130710626 gene encoding TPD1 protein homolog 1-like: protein MRAVLKSSKARSFCMISVASLVSIVLALLLARDLLFDREGKRDSNTKWTVLSKGNTTVITSRKLLLSDDGETKRVGTADCSNDDIVIYQGEVPPLPNGIPSYAVQIMNMCPSDDCEIADIRVHCGWFSSARLINPSVFRRLDYDDCLVNDGQPLGPGRTISFEYANTFRYDLSVSSVVCLS, encoded by the exons ATGAGGGCTGTCTTGAAAAGTTCCAAAGCTCGAAGCTTTTGCATGATCTCGGTAGCCTCACTCGTGTCCATTGTCTTAGCTCTGCTCTTAG CTAGAGATTTACTATTTGACAGGGAAGGTAAAAGAGACAGCAATACTAAATGGACGGTTTTATCGAAAGGAAACACAACAGTGATCACATCTCGGAAGCTGCTGCTATCAG ATGATGGGGAGACAAAGCGTGTAGGCACAGCAGATTGTTCAAATGATGACATAGTGATATATCAAGGGGAAGTGCCTCCTCTTCCAAACGGGATTCCTTCATACGCAGTTCAGATCATGAACATGTGTCCAAGTGATGATTGTGAAATTGCAGATATACGAGTTCATTGTGGATGGTTCAGCTCAGCTCGTTTGATAAACCCAAGTGTGTTTCGGAGACTTGATTACGATGATTGTCTTGTGAATGATGGACAACCACTTGGTCCTGGAAGAACTATCTCGTTTGAGTATGCCAACACTTTCCGCTATGATCTCTCTGTTTCATCTGTTGTTTGCCTCTCATGA
- the LOC130715619 gene encoding cytochrome P450 71D8-like, with translation MEFQSSFLAITALLFSLLLLAKIFKGRSSVVHKLPPGPWKLPIIGNLHQLIAAGPLPHRALRDLALKHGPMMHLQMGEISTIVVSSPDLAKDILKTHDLAFAQRPELFFSEILAYDSTDISFAPYGEYWRQMRKICTLELLSAKRVKSYSYIRKDEVAKLIQSIHLSASAGSTHNVSKSIYSLISASVSRATFGHKTTCEDELLFLIKKTFELVGGFDVSEYFPSWKSLHLITQIKAKLRDTQKKMDRILDSIVKERRSNPDKGTETLVDVLLRIQQSGDLEFPITDDNIKAVIWDMLVAGSDTSGIVIEWAMSEMMKNPRVRHKVQAEIREAFKGKKTIDEADLHQLTYFKLVIKETFRLHPPGPLLLPRECREPRKIGGYEIPVKTRVIVNAWALKRDPNHWSDPEQFIPERFQDSSLDYKGTNFEYLPFGAGRRMCPGLLLGIANVELALASLLYHFNWELTDGMKPEDLDMTEIFGAVVGKKNNLYLIPTPYDLAIHPDVNAN, from the exons ATGGAATTCCAATCTTCATTCCTAGCTATCACCGCACTCCTCTTCTCGCTGCTTTTGCTTGCTAAGATTTTTAAAGGGAGAAGCAGTGTGGTTCATAAACTGCCACCAGGGCCATGGAAGTTACCTATAATAGGGAATCTGCATCAACTGATAGCAGCAGGGCCACTTCCCCACCGTGCTCTTCGAGATCTAGCCCTCAAACATGGACCTATGATGCATCTTCAGATGGGTGAAATTTCTACAATAGTTGTATCATCTCCTGATTTGGCCAAGGACATATTGAAGACACATGATCTCGCTTTTGCACAAAGACCTGAACTCTTCTTTTCTGAAATTTTGGCCTATGATTCAACAGATATTTCCTTTGCTCCATATGGTGAATACTGGAGACAGATGAGGAAGATATGTACCTTAGAGCTTCTGAGTGCCAAAAGGGTTAAGTCTTACTCTTACATTCGGAAAGATGAGGTGGCTAAGCTCATACAATCCATTCACTTGTCTGCATCTGCAGGTTCAACACACAATGTTTCTAAGAGTATTTACTCTTTGATAAGCGCATCGGTTTCGAGGGCAACATTTGGTCATAAAACCACATGTGAAGATGAACTCTTGTTCTTAATCAAGAAAACATTTGAACTGGTTGGAGGTTTTGATGTTTCTGAGTACTTCCCTTCATGGAAATCTCTTCATCTCATAACTCAGATAAAAGCTAAATTGAGGGATACGCAAAAGAAGATGGACAGGATTTTAGACAGCATTGTCAAGGAGCGTCGGTCAAACCCTGACAAGGGTACTGAAACTCTTGTTGATGTTCTTTTGCGTATACAACAAAGTGGCGATCTCGAGTTCCCAATCACAGATGACAACATCAAAGCCGTGATATGG GACATGCTCGTTGCAGGGAGTGATACTTCAGGAATAGTCATAGAGTGGGCTATGTCAGAGATGATGAAAAATCCAAGAGTGAGACACAAGGTACAGGCTGAAATAAGAGAAGCTTTCAAGGGAAAGAAGACTATTGACGAGGCCGATCTACATCAACTTACATACTTTAAGCTAGTGATCAAAGAAACCTTCAGGCTACACCCACCCGGTCCCCTATTGCTGCCGAGAGAATGTAGGGAACCACGCAAGATTGGTGGATATGAAATACCTGTTAAAACTAGAGTTATAGTAAATGCATGGGCACTTAAAAGAGATCCCAACCATTGGTCTGATCCAGAGCAGTTTATACCTGAGAGGTTTCAGGACTCAAGTCTTGACTATAAAGGGACTAACTTTGAGTACCTCCCTTTTGGGGCGGGAAGGAGAATGTGTCCAGGCCTTCTACTTGGCATAGCTAATGTTGAGCTTGCTCTAGCTTCATTACTTTACCACTTCAATTGGGAACTCACGGATGGAATGAAACCAGAGGACTTGGATATGACTGAAATCTTCGGAGCTGTTGTGGGAAAGAAAAACAACCTCTATTTGATTCCAACTCCATATGATCTTGCCATTCATCCTGATGTCAATGCCAATTGA
- the LOC130715019 gene encoding ubiquitin-conjugating enzyme E2 20-like, whose translation MTGGVSAFPKGESIFTWNGTIEGGKGTLYEGLSYELSLRFPLDYPFKPPQVKFEKMCFHPNIDQFGNICLDILQWSSTYDCRTILLSIQSLLEEPNLVSPLNSYAAALWNDKEGWKIANYFLTLLLRFSSFYLNFNMSNALVD comes from the exons ATGACTGGAGGAGTATCAGCTTTTCCTAAGGGTGAGAGTATTTTTACATGGAATGGCACAATTGAAGGCGGAAAAGGGACTCTGTATGAGGGCTTATCTTATGAACTCTCCTTGCGTTTTCCCCTGGACTATCCTTTTAAGCCACCCCAAGTGAAGTTTGAAAAAATGTGCTTTCATCCAAATATCGATCAGTTTGGCAACATTTGTCTGGACATCCTTCAG TGGTCTTCAACATATGATTGCAGAACCATTCTTCTATCTATTCAGAGTTTATTGGAAG AGCCTAACCTGGTGAGTCCTCTAAACAGCTATGCTGCAGCACTTTGGAATGATAAGGAAGGATGGAAAATTGCCAACTATTTCTTAACACTACTTCTAAGATTTAGTTCATTTTATCTCAACTTCAATATGTCTAATGCTTTAGTAGATTAG
- the LOC130715620 gene encoding uncharacterized protein LOC130715620, whose amino-acid sequence MMKNLSLRLKLHLPSPSNPSCSTLQFLKPIKATVVSCNYNGKNLKHQPSKFAITQAQAPPRPITLKHRTPVEHSLINLAVSEDNKNLRIVIVGAVSVGVFLLWSGMEDQKAWALGPEGPLVEEFWDNVRRYGLYALTVSTGALYTIFQPIFELLKNPISALLIIAIFAGSFYILSQVLSAMFGVSEFAYEYGY is encoded by the coding sequence atgatgaaaaatCTGAGCCTGAGATTAAAGCTTCACCTTCCAAGCCCCTCCAACCCTTCTTGTTCTACTCTACAATTTCTCAAACCCATCAAAGCAACAGTAGTATCCTGTAACTATAATGGGAAAAACTTGAAACACCAACCTTCAAAATTTGCAATAACTCAAGCTCAAGCCCCACCTCGTCCAATTACCCTGAAGCACAGAACCCCTGTGGAGCATTCACTGATTAATCTTGCAGTTTCTGAAGATAACAAGAATTTGAGGATTGTGATAGTAGGAGCTGTTTCTGTGGGAGTTTTTCTGCTTTGGAGTGGGATGGAAGACCAGAAGGCTTGGGCTTTGGGCCCTGAAGGCCCACTTGTTGAAGAGTTTTGGGACAATGTGAGGAGGTATGGGCTTTATGCTCTCACAGTCAGCACAGGCGCCCTTTACACAATCTTCCAGCCCATATTTGAGCTCCTCAAGAACCCCATTTCTGCACTTCTCATCATTGCTATTTTTGCTGGCAGCTTCTATATTCTTTCTCAAGTGCTTTCTGCAATGTTTGGTGTTTCTGAATTTGCTTATGAATATGGATACTAG